The proteins below come from a single Alosa sapidissima isolate fAloSap1 chromosome 23, fAloSap1.pri, whole genome shotgun sequence genomic window:
- the LOC121698063 gene encoding beta-1,3-galactosyltransferase 1-like, whose protein sequence is MPSKVSCLYLLTVLCWASALWYLSGSRPSSSYSGQMAAIPVRRSSARGLSGAGKNLTYGNVHSRPLNPHAFPFLINEPDKCQTPPAEAAAGNSTPPFLVILISTTHKEFDARQAIRETWGDESTFGGEVRVVTLFLLGTHPDPVLNQMVAQESQVFHDIVVEDFVDSYHNLTLKTLMGMRWVSTYCPLARYIMKTDSDIFVNMDNLVYNLLKPATKPRRRYFTGYVINGSPIRDMRSKWYMPRDLYPESKYPPFCSGTGYVFSADVAELIYKTSLHTRLLHLEDVYVGVCLRKLGIHPFQNSGFNHWKMAYSLCRYRRVVTVHQISPEEMHRIYNDMTSKKHLKC, encoded by the exons ATGCCCTCCAAGGTGTCGTGCCTGTACCTGCTGACGGTGCTGTGCTGGGCGAGCGCCCTGTGGTACTTGAGTGGCTCGCGGCCATCGTCCTCGTACAGCGGTCAGATGGCCGCCATCCCCGTGCGCCGCTCGTCCGCACGCGGCCTGTCCGGCGCCGGCAAGAACCTGACCTACGGCAACGTGCACTCGCGGCCACTCAACCCGCACGCCTTCCCGTTCCTCATTAACGAGCCTGACAAGTGCCAGACGCCGCCAGCCGAGGCGGCCGCAGGGAACAGCACGCCCCCCTTCCTCGTCATCCTCATCAGTACCACGCACAAGGAGTTTGACGCACGACAG GCGATCCGTGAGACGTGGGGCGACGAGAGCACGTTCGGCGGCGAGGTGCGTGTGGTCACCCTCTTCCTGCTAGGCACGCACCCGGACCCCGTGCTCAACCAGATGGTGGCGCAGGAGAGCCAGGTGTTCCACGACATcgtggtggaggactttgtggaCTCTTACCACAACCTGACGCTCAAGACCCTCATGGGCATGCGCTGGGTGTCCACCTACTGCCCACTGGCGCGCTACATCATGAAGACGGACAGTGACATCTTCGTCAACATGGACAACCTCGTGTACAACCTGCTCAAGCCCGCCACCAAGCCGCGGCGACGCTACTTCACCGGCTACGTCATCAACGGCTCGCCCATCCGCGACATGCGCAGCAAGTGGTACATGCCGCGCGACCTCTACCCCGAGAGCAAGTACCCGCCATTCTGCTCGGGCACGGGCTACGTGTTCTCGGCCGACGTGGCCGAGCTCATCTACAAGACGTCGCTGCACACGCGCCTCCTCCACCTGGAGGACGTCTACGTGGGCGTGTGCCTGCGCAAGCTGGGCATCCATCCGTTCCAGAACAGCGGCTTCAACCACTGGAAGATGGCGTACAGCTTGTGCCGCTACCGACGCGTCGTCACCGTGCACCAGATCTCGCCCGAGGAGATGCACCGCATCTACAATGACATGACCAGCAAGAAGCACTTGAAGTGCTAG